In Janthinobacterium sp. J1-1, a single genomic region encodes these proteins:
- a CDS encoding DUF444 family protein: protein MNTPVYPATPARSLAQPWYGLFSRGARDWLRHNQKVREAVQAHLPELIAGPDLISGTRQRSVQVPVRLLEHARFRLSTPRLEMGAGQGEGQPGDLLRPARTMDGDEPGGDGAQEGAGGGGEIRLLLEFSVDDILDWLWEHFKLPNLQPRRPGAITETQLVRAGWDKHGARSRLDRRRTVKEAIKRRAVQEHPVPFANEDLRFSQLLQRPLPSVDAVVFFVLDVSASMGQEQRRLAKTFFFLALQGLRRSYARVDTRFIAHTTRAWTFSESDFFQVHGMGGTMASSAFRLCRQLLAERHGGARDNAYLFYASDGENFSEDRNAASVALAELASELNYMGYVETATGMPRALETETHALCAQQARRGMPLHTSILAEPGDVWPALRNFFQHENAAQGAAA from the coding sequence ATGAACACGCCCGTCTATCCCGCTACCCCGGCCCGCAGCCTGGCCCAGCCCTGGTACGGCCTGTTTTCGCGCGGCGCGCGCGACTGGCTGCGGCATAACCAGAAAGTGCGCGAAGCGGTGCAAGCCCATTTGCCCGAGCTGATCGCCGGTCCGGATCTCATCAGCGGCACCCGGCAGCGCAGCGTGCAAGTACCGGTGCGCCTGCTGGAACACGCGCGCTTCAGGCTGTCTACGCCACGGCTGGAAATGGGCGCCGGCCAGGGCGAAGGCCAGCCCGGCGACCTGCTGCGCCCGGCGCGTACCATGGACGGCGATGAGCCCGGTGGCGATGGCGCGCAGGAAGGCGCCGGCGGCGGCGGCGAGATCCGTTTGCTGCTGGAATTTTCCGTCGACGATATCCTCGACTGGCTGTGGGAACACTTCAAGCTGCCCAACTTGCAGCCGCGTCGGCCAGGTGCCATCACCGAGACGCAGCTGGTGCGTGCCGGCTGGGACAAGCACGGCGCCCGTTCGCGCCTGGACCGCCGGCGTACCGTCAAGGAGGCCATCAAGCGGCGCGCGGTGCAGGAGCATCCGGTGCCGTTTGCCAATGAAGACCTGCGTTTCAGTCAGTTGCTGCAGCGGCCCCTGCCCAGCGTTGACGCGGTGGTGTTCTTCGTGCTCGATGTGTCGGCCAGCATGGGCCAGGAGCAGCGCCGGCTGGCGAAAACGTTTTTCTTCCTGGCCCTGCAGGGCCTGCGCCGCAGCTATGCGCGCGTCGACACGCGTTTTATCGCCCACACCACGCGCGCCTGGACGTTTTCGGAAAGCGACTTTTTCCAGGTGCATGGCATGGGCGGCACCATGGCCTCGAGCGCGTTTCGCCTGTGCCGCCAGTTGCTGGCCGAGCGCCATGGCGGCGCGCGCGACAACGCCTATCTGTTCTATGCCTCCGATGGCGAAAACTTCAGCGAAGACCGCAACGCGGCCAGCGTGGCGCTGGCGGAGCTGGCAAGCGAGCTGAACTACATGGGCTATGTGGAAACGGCGACCGGCATGCCGCGCGCGCTGGAAACGGAAACGCATGCCCTGTGCGCGCAGCAGGCGCGGCGCGGCATGCCATTGCACACCAGTATCTTGGCCGAGCCCGGCGATGTGTGGCCCGCCCTGCGCAATTTTTTCCAGCATGAAAATGCGGCCCAGGGAGCGGCGGCGTGA